A single window of Arvicanthis niloticus isolate mArvNil1 chromosome X, mArvNil1.pat.X, whole genome shotgun sequence DNA harbors:
- the Tgif2lx gene encoding LOW QUALITY PROTEIN: homeobox protein TGIF2LX (The sequence of the model RefSeq protein was modified relative to this genomic sequence to represent the inferred CDS: inserted 1 base in 1 codon), whose translation MEEAEGNPEETKETKKKRTLIRIRLERTCKKDFRDSQKLRKGYLPSESVQILGDWFYKHSXNAFPTEADKRMLSKKTKLSYLQISNWFTNARRFPLPKILQNRDNLSHTDQADNAAQKQHSNPSNEVKVQLNPKGKMQDLPLPVCQGSQEKLPYLESSPSQKIISEAKTEKEDRILISEPLSSELARPEEKPDFRSFYMLVDAAVQKAAEMEEKNKQNPNP comes from the exons ATGGAAGAGGCTGAAGGTAATCCGGAGGAAACCAAGGagactaagaaaaaaagaaccctGATCAGGATAAGACTTGAGAGGACCTGTAAGAAGGACTTTCGTGACAGCCAGAAGCTTCGGAAAGGATACTTGCCATCCGAGTCTGTGCAGATCCTCGGTGACTGGTTCTACAAGCACA CTAATGCCTTCCCTACTGAAGCAGACAAACGAATGCTGTCCAAGAAGACCAAATTATCTTACCTGCAGATATCCAACTGGTTTACAAATGCCCGAAGATTCCCTCTCCCGAAAATTCTTCAAAATCGAGACAACCTTAGCCACACAGACCAGGCTGACAATGCAGCCCAGAAGCAGCACTCCAATCCATCCAATGAGGTCAAGGTACAGCTTAACCCAAAAGGGAAAATGCAGGATCTGCCTCTGCCAGTTTGCCAGGGATCTCAAGAGAAACTGCCATATCTGGAGTCTTCTCCAAGCCAGAAGATTATCTCAGAagcaaaaacagagaaagaagacagaattttAATCAGTGAACCTTTGTCTTCTGAACTTGCACGGCCAGAGGAAAAGCCTGATTTTAGAAGCTTCTACATGTTGGTTGATGCTGCTGTACAGAAGGCAgcagaaatggaagagaagaatAAGCAAAATCCTAACCCATAA